The following are encoded together in the Thermococcus sibiricus MM 739 genome:
- a CDS encoding 30S ribosomal protein S27e codes for MPKDLISMPKSKFLRVKCIDCGNEQIVFSNPATKVRCLVCGSTLVEPAGGRGIIKAKVLEVLE; via the coding sequence ATGCCAAAGGATTTAATCTCCATGCCAAAATCAAAGTTCCTTAGAGTCAAGTGTATTGACTGTGGAAATGAACAGATTGTTTTCAGCAACCCCGCTACAAAAGTCCGCTGTTTGGTCTGTGGCTCAACTTTAGTGGAACCTGCTGGCGGCCGAGGGATTATAAAGGCCAAAGTACTCGAGGTCTTAGAGTGA
- a CDS encoding translation initiation factor IF-2 subunit alpha, whose amino-acid sequence MPRRAREFPEEGEFVVATVKDIHNYGAFLSLDEYPGKDGFMHISEVAPTFVRNIRDYLKEGQKIVAKVIRVDPTKGHIDLSLKRVKQQERKAKLQEFKRGQKAENLLRIAAERAGKDFETAWKEVWIPLEEEYGEVYAAFEDVAQNGIEIIKGLIPDEWLPVLEEIIKSYVEIPTVTIDAEFEITVPTPNGVEVIKEALIKARDTANEEKGVDVKFSYLGAPRYRIDITAPDYYKAEAVLEKIAAEILNVIKQADGEASLIRKERKIRKIKRREA is encoded by the coding sequence ATGCCGAGGAGAGCTAGAGAATTTCCGGAAGAGGGGGAGTTTGTTGTTGCAACTGTTAAAGATATTCATAATTATGGAGCATTCTTGTCCCTTGACGAGTACCCAGGGAAAGATGGTTTCATGCATATAAGCGAAGTGGCCCCGACTTTTGTTAGAAACATTAGGGATTACCTAAAAGAAGGACAAAAAATCGTAGCCAAGGTCATAAGGGTTGACCCAACCAAAGGCCACATAGACTTGAGTCTCAAAAGGGTTAAGCAACAGGAGAGAAAGGCTAAGCTTCAGGAATTCAAGAGAGGCCAAAAAGCAGAGAATCTCTTAAGAATAGCCGCTGAAAGAGCGGGTAAGGATTTTGAAACTGCTTGGAAAGAAGTTTGGATCCCATTGGAAGAGGAGTATGGAGAAGTGTATGCAGCTTTTGAAGATGTTGCTCAAAATGGAATAGAAATCATTAAGGGCCTCATTCCAGATGAATGGCTCCCTGTTCTGGAGGAGATTATAAAGAGTTATGTTGAAATCCCCACGGTTACGATAGATGCGGAATTTGAGATCACAGTCCCCACTCCAAATGGTGTTGAAGTTATTAAGGAAGCCTTGATAAAAGCTAGGGATACAGCAAACGAAGAAAAAGGTGTTGATGTTAAATTCAGTTATCTTGGAGCTCCAAGATACCGCATAGACATCACGGCACCCGATTATTATAAGGCTGAGGCAGTATTAGAGAAAATTGCCGCTGAAATATTGAATGTTATAAAACAAGCTGATGGAGAGGCCTCTCTAATAAGGAAGGAAAGAAAAATAAGGAAAATTAAGAGGAGAGAGGCATGA
- a CDS encoding RNA-protein complex protein Nop10: MRFKIKKCPKCGEYTLKETCPLCGEKTKLAHPPKFSPEDPYGEYRRRLKKETLGIGVKK, encoded by the coding sequence ATGAGGTTTAAGATTAAAAAATGTCCAAAATGTGGAGAGTACACCTTAAAGGAAACCTGCCCACTATGTGGTGAAAAAACAAAGTTAGCTCATCCTCCAAAGTTTTCCCCCGAGGATCCTTATGGGGAGTACAGGAGGAGACTTAAAAAGGAAACGCTTGGTATAGGGGTGAAAAAATGA
- a CDS encoding proteasome assembly chaperone family protein — translation MKESMIIVYEKPEVYDPIFIEGLPGIGLVGKLAADHLIQELKAKKFAELYSPRFMHQVIVKKDSTVDLMRNEFYYWKSPDKEHRDLIIVTGDTQVPPTDSYGHFEVVGKMLDFVEQFGTRDIITMGGYQVPELDGEPKVLASFTDLETKEKYKELPVVIREDEGGAIVGAAGLLLGIGKLRGMKGVCFLGESLGYIVDAKAAKAVLSVVAKVLNLEIDMSALDERAKETEEILKKVQEMQRAMFEQQVPQAPHEEEDRGYL, via the coding sequence ATGAAAGAAAGTATGATAATTGTTTATGAAAAACCCGAGGTATATGATCCTATATTCATAGAGGGCTTACCAGGAATAGGATTGGTTGGTAAACTTGCTGCAGACCATTTGATTCAAGAACTTAAAGCAAAGAAATTTGCCGAGCTTTATTCCCCTCGTTTTATGCACCAAGTTATAGTAAAGAAAGACTCAACAGTAGATTTAATGAGAAATGAGTTCTACTACTGGAAAAGCCCGGATAAAGAGCATAGAGATTTGATAATTGTCACTGGAGATACTCAAGTTCCTCCAACTGACAGTTACGGCCACTTCGAAGTTGTTGGAAAAATGCTTGATTTCGTGGAGCAGTTTGGCACAAGAGACATAATAACAATGGGTGGTTATCAGGTCCCAGAACTGGATGGAGAACCCAAAGTATTGGCCTCATTTACAGATCTAGAGACAAAGGAAAAATACAAAGAATTACCGGTGGTCATCAGAGAAGATGAAGGAGGGGCTATTGTCGGAGCAGCAGGTCTTCTTCTAGGCATTGGGAAACTTAGGGGAATGAAGGGGGTTTGCTTCTTAGGAGAGAGTCTTGGTTATATTGTAGATGCCAAGGCTGCTAAGGCCGTTTTAAGTGTGGTTGCTAAAGTTCTCAACCTGGAGATTGACATGAGTGCTCTTGATGAGAGGGCCAAGGAGACTGAGGAAATACTGAAAAAGGTCCAAGAGATGCAGAGGGCCATGTTTGAACAGCAAGTGCCTCAAGCACCACATGAAGAAGAAGATAGAGGATACCTCTGA
- a CDS encoding TIGR00375 family protein: protein MFIDADLHIHSRYSKAVSKLMTFPILAENAKLKGLGIVGTGDILNPKWEGELLKYSQKVDEGTYEIKGIKFLLTAEVEDNKRVHHLLIFPNIETVRELRERLKHYSKDVESEGRPHLSLNASEIADLSNEFDVLIGPSHAFTPWTALYKEYNSIKEAYGNYKIHFLELGLSADSYMADKIKAHHNLVYLSNSDAHSPQPHRLGREFNRFEVEDATFEEIKKAILKRGGRKIVLNAGLDPRLGKYHLTACSRCYTKYRLEDAKRLGWRCELCGGVIKKGVHDRILELADTDERPKDRPPYLHLAPLAEIIAMVLNKGVETKSVKSIWERLLKEFGSEIRVLVDAPVEAIAELIGDEIAKAIWAFRNEKLIIVPGGGGKYGEIKLPEEVKRARLEDLESIEVKGVEVYYRPKQSSLLSFIKRD, encoded by the coding sequence ATGTTCATTGATGCAGATCTGCATATTCATTCTCGATACTCTAAAGCAGTCTCAAAATTAATGACCTTTCCCATTCTGGCGGAGAACGCAAAGCTCAAGGGGCTTGGAATCGTTGGAACAGGAGATATTTTAAACCCGAAATGGGAAGGTGAACTCCTTAAATATAGTCAAAAAGTTGATGAGGGTACTTATGAAATAAAAGGAATAAAGTTTCTCCTTACAGCGGAGGTGGAGGATAATAAAAGGGTACATCATCTTCTTATTTTTCCCAACATTGAGACAGTAAGAGAGCTTAGAGAAAGGCTTAAACATTATTCTAAGGATGTTGAAAGTGAAGGGAGACCACATTTAAGTTTAAATGCATCCGAGATAGCAGACCTCTCCAATGAGTTTGATGTATTAATAGGCCCGAGTCATGCATTTACACCATGGACAGCCCTCTATAAAGAGTACAATTCCATAAAAGAGGCCTATGGTAATTACAAGATCCATTTTCTTGAGTTGGGACTTTCTGCTGATTCATATATGGCTGATAAGATTAAAGCTCATCACAACCTCGTGTATTTGTCAAATTCTGATGCTCATTCCCCACAGCCACATCGCCTTGGAAGAGAGTTTAACCGCTTTGAAGTAGAAGATGCAACTTTTGAAGAGATTAAGAAAGCTATCTTGAAACGGGGTGGAAGAAAGATTGTTCTTAACGCTGGTTTAGATCCAAGACTTGGAAAATATCACCTGACTGCATGTTCAAGGTGCTATACTAAATACCGTCTTGAAGATGCAAAGAGACTGGGATGGAGATGTGAACTCTGTGGGGGAGTTATAAAGAAGGGCGTTCACGATAGGATCCTTGAGCTTGCAGATACGGATGAAAGGCCCAAAGATAGGCCTCCTTACCTCCACCTTGCACCGCTGGCTGAAATAATTGCAATGGTTCTAAACAAAGGAGTTGAAACTAAGTCTGTAAAGAGTATATGGGAACGTCTTCTGAAAGAATTCGGGAGTGAGATCAGAGTTCTTGTCGATGCTCCTGTAGAGGCTATAGCAGAGCTTATTGGGGATGAAATAGCGAAAGCAATCTGGGCTTTCAGGAATGAGAAACTTATTATTGTTCCTGGTGGAGGAGGAAAATACGGAGAGATAAAACTACCTGAGGAAGTCAAAAGAGCAAGACTTGAAGATCTTGAGAGTATTGAGGTTAAGGGTGTGGAAGTGTATTATAGGCCCAAACAAAGTTCTTTGTTGAGTTTCATAAAAAGAGACTAA
- the galT gene encoding galactose-1-phosphate uridylyltransferase: MRELRYNPLTGQWIMVSAVRKNRPWRPKNFCPFCPGGEETGYGWEVLLLPNRFPMFSFNAPKPESKGFYKKARALGQCSVIVETPEHGLKDLEELSIEQMTKVVQLWKQITEELKNNPHIAYLSIFRNKGEEIGVSLTHPHGQLYALPFIPLKVRLKMENSRRYYNRFKKCLFCKILDEELKGKRLIYENNDFILFLPFFANWPFEVHIYPKRHIQWLTQLTQAEILNLADILRVTTGTLNSLFERQMPYVMTVYQAPFKGECPFYHLHIEFYPLLREKDKLKYAAGIEMGTWDFTYDGIPEENARKLKNACKKIKDKIDMRGKCV; encoded by the coding sequence ATGCGTGAACTTCGATATAACCCCTTAACCGGACAATGGATCATGGTCTCTGCTGTGAGAAAGAACCGACCTTGGAGGCCTAAAAATTTCTGCCCTTTCTGCCCAGGAGGTGAAGAGACTGGTTATGGATGGGAAGTGCTCTTACTTCCTAATCGTTTCCCAATGTTTTCTTTCAACGCCCCTAAACCTGAAAGTAAGGGTTTTTATAAAAAAGCTCGTGCTCTTGGTCAATGCAGTGTTATAGTGGAAACCCCAGAGCATGGATTGAAAGACTTGGAGGAACTCTCCATAGAGCAGATGACTAAGGTTGTCCAGCTCTGGAAGCAAATCACAGAAGAATTAAAAAACAACCCCCATATTGCATATCTATCAATTTTTCGAAATAAGGGTGAAGAAATAGGTGTGAGTTTAACCCACCCCCATGGACAATTGTACGCTCTGCCCTTCATACCATTGAAGGTTCGATTAAAGATGGAGAATTCTAGAAGGTACTATAATCGGTTTAAGAAATGTCTATTCTGCAAGATATTAGATGAAGAGCTAAAAGGAAAGCGGTTGATCTACGAAAATAATGACTTTATTCTCTTCCTACCTTTCTTTGCAAACTGGCCTTTTGAAGTACATATTTATCCAAAAAGACACATCCAATGGCTCACTCAACTAACCCAAGCAGAAATCCTCAACTTAGCAGATATCCTAAGAGTGACTACAGGCACCCTTAATTCTCTTTTTGAAAGACAAATGCCATACGTGATGACCGTGTATCAGGCCCCCTTTAAAGGAGAGTGCCCCTTCTATCATCTGCACATTGAGTTTTATCCACTCCTCAGGGAAAAAGATAAACTAAAATATGCTGCTGGGATAGAAATGGGTACATGGGACTTCACCTACGATGGAATCCCAGAAGAGAACGCTCGAAAACTCAAAAATGCTTGCAAAAAGATTAAGGACAAAATAGACATGAGAGGGAAATGTGTTTAG
- a CDS encoding glycoside hydrolase family 1 protein gives MNAVIVFPKSFLFGTATSSHQIEGNNKWNDWWYYEQIGKLPYKSGKACNHWELYKEDISLMHSLGYDGYRFSIEWSRIFPKENEIDENALNRYLEIIELLVKSGITPNVTLHHFTSPIWFMQRGGFAKEENLKYWEQYVETVAGILKDVKLVATFNEPMVYVMMGYLTAYWPPFVKSPFKAFKVAANLLKAHALAYEILSSRLKVGIVKNIPIMLAASYMERDKKAAEKADNLFNWNFLDAIWSGKLKGVLSTYTVPESDVDFIGVNYYTASEVKYSWNPIKFFFEAKLADLSERKTQMGWSVYPEGIYKAITAVSRYEKPMYITENGIATLDDEWRKEFVVQHLQYVQKAIDEGYDVRGYFYWSFMDNYEWKEGFEPRFGLIEIDYKTYERKPRESAYVYGEIAQKKEISEELIKKYGLKGL, from the coding sequence GTGAATGCTGTGATTGTGTTTCCCAAGTCCTTTCTTTTTGGAACTGCCACATCCTCTCATCAGATTGAAGGCAATAACAAGTGGAATGACTGGTGGTACTACGAGCAAATAGGAAAGCTTCCCTACAAGTCTGGAAAGGCCTGCAACCACTGGGAACTTTATAAAGAAGATATATCACTGATGCATTCCCTTGGCTATGATGGATATCGTTTTTCTATAGAATGGAGCCGCATCTTTCCAAAGGAAAACGAGATTGATGAAAATGCATTAAACAGGTATCTGGAGATTATTGAGCTTCTAGTTAAGAGCGGCATAACCCCGAATGTAACATTGCATCATTTTACTTCCCCCATTTGGTTTATGCAGAGGGGAGGGTTTGCAAAAGAAGAGAACCTAAAATACTGGGAGCAATATGTTGAGACAGTTGCTGGGATTTTAAAGGATGTTAAACTTGTTGCAACTTTTAATGAACCCATGGTCTATGTTATGATGGGTTACTTAACTGCCTATTGGCCTCCTTTTGTAAAGAGTCCATTCAAAGCATTTAAAGTCGCTGCAAACCTTCTCAAGGCACATGCATTGGCGTATGAAATTCTTAGTAGCAGGCTTAAAGTTGGGATAGTAAAGAACATACCCATAATGCTCGCAGCAAGTTATATGGAAAGAGACAAAAAAGCAGCAGAAAAGGCTGATAATCTTTTTAATTGGAATTTCCTCGATGCAATATGGAGTGGCAAGCTTAAAGGTGTTCTCAGCACTTACACTGTTCCTGAGAGCGATGTCGATTTTATAGGGGTCAACTATTACACGGCTAGCGAGGTAAAGTACAGCTGGAACCCAATTAAATTCTTTTTTGAGGCGAAATTAGCAGATTTGAGTGAGAGAAAGACCCAAATGGGGTGGAGCGTTTATCCTGAGGGTATATACAAAGCAATAACTGCAGTTTCTCGTTATGAGAAGCCAATGTACATCACAGAAAATGGCATAGCAACACTGGACGACGAGTGGAGGAAAGAGTTTGTTGTCCAGCATCTTCAATACGTGCAAAAGGCCATAGATGAGGGGTATGATGTTAGAGGGTATTTCTACTGGTCTTTTATGGACAACTACGAGTGGAAAGAGGGATTTGAGCCCAGATTTGGACTGATTGAGATTGATTATAAGACATATGAAAGGAAACCGAGGGAAAGCGCTTATGTTTATGGAGAAATAGCTCAGAAGAAAGAAATAAGCGAAGAATTAATCAAAAAATATGGATTAAAAGGCCTTTGA
- a CDS encoding MFS transporter: MRNLRRKISIVLLVLMAAFLMADQNLLPPNYQQIMAEFGITETQMGLVSTIFVATSALITIVWGFLSDIGQRKKLLVIGVLLGEIPCFLTAYVQNYYQLLAMRFLTGIGIGSIIPIGYSLIADMFEEEKRGRGYAYIETAFGFGTLFGMIVAGLITSWRPPFIIAAVPNFILAPLFYIVAEEPRRGEGEKELKKVLEKGYEYTYRLNKEVIKKSLKTRTNILIFIQGIIGTVPWGIIMYWLVSFFIVTRGMEKSTATFVLLLVGLSTVIGSLLGGFAGDYFEAREKGGRAIITGLAIFLGMIAAIGMIIYPLPSELTLIHWIGLMIYSFVLIQFVSYAGPNVRAIVSQVNLPEDRGTVFGLFNILDNVGKATGPLFGGFLIETLRSAGYSDALAYEYTLLIGALFWIPCAAVWLWIRKSYPEDRDMVKETLKKRAIELSKAF, translated from the coding sequence ATGAGAAATCTTAGAAGGAAAATCTCAATTGTATTGCTCGTACTGATGGCAGCTTTTTTAATGGCTGATCAGAATCTTCTACCTCCAAATTATCAGCAGATAATGGCAGAATTCGGGATCACTGAAACTCAAATGGGCCTTGTTTCAACGATTTTTGTGGCCACAAGTGCTCTGATAACAATAGTTTGGGGTTTCTTATCTGACATAGGACAGAGAAAAAAGCTCCTTGTTATTGGAGTCCTTCTCGGAGAAATTCCATGCTTTTTAACGGCCTATGTTCAAAACTACTATCAGCTACTGGCAATGCGGTTTTTAACTGGTATCGGAATAGGTTCCATAATTCCGATAGGGTACTCCCTAATAGCGGATATGTTCGAGGAAGAAAAGAGAGGGAGGGGATATGCATATATCGAGACAGCCTTTGGATTTGGTACTCTCTTCGGTATGATAGTGGCAGGGCTTATAACCAGCTGGCGACCACCTTTCATAATTGCAGCTGTACCAAACTTTATCCTTGCACCGCTCTTCTATATCGTGGCTGAAGAGCCAAGAAGAGGAGAAGGGGAAAAAGAGCTTAAGAAGGTTCTGGAAAAAGGCTATGAGTACACGTATCGACTGAATAAGGAAGTTATCAAAAAATCCCTTAAAACGAGAACTAATATCCTCATATTCATCCAGGGAATAATAGGGACAGTTCCATGGGGTATCATAATGTACTGGCTTGTATCATTCTTTATAGTTACAAGGGGAATGGAAAAAAGCACAGCTACCTTTGTACTCCTGCTAGTTGGCCTTTCCACAGTCATAGGTAGCCTACTAGGAGGATTCGCAGGAGACTACTTTGAAGCACGAGAAAAAGGAGGAAGAGCCATTATAACTGGTCTGGCAATTTTCTTGGGCATGATAGCCGCTATAGGCATGATCATCTACCCTCTCCCCAGCGAGTTGACTTTAATTCACTGGATTGGTTTAATGATATATTCCTTTGTTTTAATTCAGTTTGTTTCCTATGCCGGCCCAAACGTGAGAGCAATAGTATCTCAAGTAAATCTCCCTGAAGATCGAGGGACAGTTTTTGGACTTTTCAATATACTGGACAATGTGGGAAAGGCCACAGGGCCCCTATTCGGGGGTTTTCTAATAGAAACTCTGAGAAGTGCTGGCTATTCAGATGCATTGGCATATGAATACACACTTCTAATCGGAGCTCTCTTTTGGATACCCTGTGCAGCAGTATGGCTTTGGATAAGGAAGAGCTATCCAGAAGATAGAGATATGGTAAAAGAAACATTAAAAAAGAGAGCCATTGAATTATCAAAGGCCTTTTAA